The DNA window AGCTTCTCGCCCCACCTTAAAAAATTTAAAATCGAGTGGATGTGTATAACCTTATTTTAGATTGAAACAAAGTGGGCCCTGCCCATGAAGGTCATTTCATGCCTTCAGGGCATGCTGGGCTTCTTGGCTCAATCAAAAGTTTTTTTAAATATGGAATTGAATTTAACCCTTGAAAATGATTCTGAATTGAGTGTCAACCGATTTCGGCGCAAAGAATAAAAAAATCCGCCATATCAAAGGTTATGGCGGAAGGAGGTGGGCCCTGCCCATGAAGGTCATTTCATGCCTTCAGGGCACGCTGGGCTTCTTGGCTCAATCAAAAGTTTTTTTAAATATGGAATTGAATTTAACCCTTGAAAATGATTCTGAATTGAGTGTCAACCGATTTCGGCGCAAAGAATAAAAAAATCCGCCATATCAAAGGTTATGGCGGAAGGAGGTGGGCCCTGCTGGGCTCGAACCAGCGACCACCTGATTATGAGTCAGGTGCTCTAACCAACTGAGCTAAGGGCCCCGAAACAGGCAAATTTGCCTTATTTCTAATTGGACTGCAATATTAGCTAAATCACATTTATTAACAATGCCATGTACCATAAAAAATACTTTTGCCCGGGATTAACTAAAATTAAAGTAATCGACATTTTCTTTTTTGTTAAAATCTGAAAACAGACTTTTTAATTGCATTTTGGCATCCTTACTTTCGATGGCAACTATATATTTTGAATTTGTTCTGTCTTTCAAAAGTTCATCAATCTCCTTTTTTATATCCAATTTCGATTTCTCCTTGTTTTGGCTAATTATTTCAAACTGAACTTTATGCTCTAATAAAATTTGGCCCAATATTTTGGCTTTTAGACCACTTGCAAACACTATTAGGTTTTCGTTTCGAATCTCATTTTTTAAAAAATGATGGACTTTCAAATTAAAAAAAGCTTTTTGCTGGTAATGCTTATTGTTTCGGCTTGTTCTTGCTTTATGTTCTCTCCAGAGATGAATAGTCTCTGGGCTTGAGATAACTTTTAATGCGGATTTATGCATGCGGAACACAAGATCGTAATCTTCAGGAAACAATTCTGACCGAAAGGCTCCGCAATTTTCAAAATCATTGCGATATATCATCCAGGCCGGAGAAGCAATCACACACTCCTTATATATATTTTCCCATTGAATGCCTTTTAGATTGATATCGTTGAGCCATGATTGATATTTTTTGTATCCATCGGAAATGTCATCTTCCGAAAAATATTTTACCATTCCTGTACTTACATATCCTTTTCCTTTTTTGTGCAAAAGATTTTTTAATACTTCCAACTTTCTTTTTGGCATAATGTCATCAGAATCCATTCGATGGATAAATTCTCCTTGCGAATTTGAGTAAGCTGTATTTAAGGCGTCAATGATTCCCTTTCCCGTATTTTCTAGAAGTTTTATTCGCCCGTCCCTATAAGAGTAATCCTGAACTATTGCCATCGATTTATCTTCGGAATGATCGTTTATGGCAATTAATTCCCACTGATCTTCAGATTGGTCAATTATGCTGTCAAGGCAGTCTTTAAAATAAAGTTCTGAATTTTTGAAAGGGAGAAGAATACTGATTAAGCCTTTCTTCATTGCTTACCAGTTACCAGCATAATTTAAATCGGGGTGGTAATTATTCTCTATATATTGATATTTATACCTTATGATCTGTCGAGTATGTAAGTAATCATGAGCGAGCCAGTTATTTAATACATACCAGGCACTCATATCTCCAAGTTTAGGGTGTTTATAGGTATTTGTCCATTTCGGATTTTTAATGGCTCTTAGCCAATCGATTGATTGTTTTCTTTCGGATAAAAATTCCTTTGCTTTTAATTTAAAATCCTGTTTATCATAATTTCTTTCTTTAACCCAGTTTTGAGGATCTATCGGAGTAAATGGATTGTTTGGATTCTCAAGTATGCTTTCTAATCTCGCACGAAAATCTTCTCTTTCTTCATCGCATAAATGACAGACTATTTCAACCAGGTTCCATTTTTCCGGAGATGGTCGCCAATGCACCAAATCACCGGAAATAGAAGCGAAAAGGCTTTTAAATAATCCTTGATTTTTATCCAATTGCTCAATGATATGTAATGCGTCCATTTAGAATTTTTATTTAAACTAAAATTACTTATTAATATAACATCAGAAAGTAGTTAGAACATTCCTTTTCAGCTGGACACACTTAAAATTTAATCCGGGTTCAACATTTATATTTTTAAAATCTTTAAACTAAAAGATTGATATTCGCAATTAAAAAATGCAACAATGCCTAATTAGAAAGCATTTTTAATAATTATGAATATATCAAAAAACATAAGGCTTATCTTATTTGACTTAGGTGGTGTAATTATCGATATAGATTGGAAGAAATCAGTAAAGGCTTTTGCAGAATTAACCGGCAGAAGTTTTGAGGAACTAAACCATTTGATGAGAAAGGAAGAGCTTGTACAACGTATTGAAACCGGAAAGATGGACTCCGAAGGGTTTAGGAATTGGTTTTGTCGAGTTTTTAATAATGATTTCGAAAATGCTGAAATTGACAATGCCTGGAATGCTATGTTACTTGATATTCCTTTGAAGAGAATTGAATTGATCAAAACACTAAAAGAAAATTATAGCGTTATGTGTCTTTCAAATACAAATGAAATCCACATCAATGAATTAAATTCAAAATTATCATTGATCTCCGAATTTGATAGTTTAGAAAATTTGATGGATAAAACCTATTACAGCCATCTTCTTAAAACAAGAAAACCTGAACCGAGAGCCTGGGAAATAATCCTCAACGAAAATCAATTAACAGCGGAATCTGTTCTATATTTTGACGATAATGAAAGAAACCACCAGGTGGCAAAAGAATTGGGTTTTAATTCAGTTTTAATTGACTCTGACAATACAATTGAACAGTATTTTAATGGAAGAATTTAGTCCAAAGACCATTGCAATTCATGTAGGTCTTTTTATAATATCATTTATTACAGCTACTATCGCAGGAATGGAATGGGTCAACGGTTCATTGCTACTTTTAAGTGATTCAGAGAGGGAAATAAACTGGTGGTCAAAAGAGAATATCTATCAGGGACTTAGGTATTCAGTAGTATTTTTGGGTGTTTTATCATTCCATGAATTCGGTCATTATTTTACCGCACGCTATCATAACATCCGAACGACTCTTCCATATTATATACCTCTTTGGTTGGGTTTTGGCCTTTCTTTTGGTTCCATGGGCGCGTTGATACGAATTAAGCAAACTATTTTATCTCGAAAAAAGTATTTTGATGTGGGAATCGCAGGACCACTGGCAGGTTTTGTTGTGGCACTTGTAGTGCTGGTTTACGGATTTACCCATTTACCGGAGCTTGAATACTTATTTAAATACAATCCTGAATATGCCAAGTACGGAAGGGATTATGCACAATATGTATACAAAGACATGGACTTTGGTGTTTTCAGGGTTGGTAAAAATCTAATGTTTATAATTCTTGAAAATTTGCTGGTAGATGATCCAAGCAAAATTCCAAACGGTTATGAAATGATTCATTACCCAATCATATTTGCCGGTTATTTAACATTGTTTTTTACTGCATTGAATCTTTTGCCCATTGGCCAATTGGATGGCGGGCATATCACTTTCGGATTATTTGGCACAAAAAACAGTCGAATTATTTCTGCAATCTTGTTTATCATTTTTGTCTTTTATGCAGGATTGGGTTGGACAACACCATTTTTACCAACACAGGAATTATTAATAACTATCCCATTACAGCTCGGACTATATTATTTCATCTTTGCCAAAGTGTCCCCAAAACGAATGGATGTTATACTTCTTGCCGTCGGGACTTTTTCAATCCAGTTTTTATTGAGTTTTTTGATTCCGGGTATTGAAGGTTATCAGGGCTGGTTGTTCTTTGCTTTTATATTGGGAAGATTTTTGGGTGTCTACCACCCCGGAGCATTGGATCAGAGGCCTTTGTCACCAGCGAGAAAATTATTAGGATGGATTTGCCTGATCATCTTTATTCTTTGCTTTACTCCCAAACCATTTGTGTTTGAAATACCTGTTTACTAAGAAGGATTAATCTTTACCACTTTATAAAAATTGTCAAGCCCACCGGTAAGATTGTAAACATTTACAATTCCTTGTGATCTCAAGAATTTTTGTGCCTGAACACTTCTTTTGCCTGAATTACAATGAACGATGATTTTTTTATTTTTCCATTGTTTAAATTCATTCAGACGCTTAGGGATAGAGTAGAGGGGAATATTATAAGGGGCGATATGATTTTCTTCGTACTCCCAATCTTCGCGTACATCGATAATGACAATTTCAGAATCTTTAAGATTAATTTTCTTGTTGAGTTCTTCCGGATTGATATCCATTTTACTTGAATATTTGTAATCGTTTGTTTTTCAACATTCCATCATTCACAAACTTAACAATATAGCTTCCATTTGGCAATTTTGAAAGATCGATTTTATCACCACTATTTAATCTGTTTCCATTAACAGCAATCCTGCCATTCAAATCATATATAAAATATTCATCACATTCTCCAACAATACTTATAAAACCCTGAGCCGGATTGGGAGCAATAGAAACTTCGTACTGATTTTCCACCGTTTCTTCATCTTGTTTTTTCTCTAACTGGCTGCCTTTAGCAATAGGAGCATTGACCGTATCAAATATTGGCCGAATCATTAATGCCCCCGGAAATTCAAAATCCGCTTCATTAACCCAGCCATCATCGGGATCTACTTTGGTGTAAATTTTCTCATTGAATCTATTGTTCATATCATAGCCAACATTTAAGAAAGTTTTGTCAAATTGAACCCAGCCAATATATATAGTATCACTAACGATAACAGCGCTATCAAAATTGACTCTGAAAAACGAGTACTTTCCCTGTCCGTAGCCGCCTACTATATCTTGTCCATAGATAATCGGGTCAACATCTTTTTGTAAATCCGACCATATTCTTATTCCGATTTGTGTACTGGTAATGCTACTTTCACCGGGAATAAACATTATATCCAGGCCTGTCATAGTATCTTGAGCGTAAAGGCCATATTCTATTGCGACTTTACCAAAGGGGGTTCGAATACCCGCACCTAATTCGGGAGTGGCATCATCATAGGCGTAGTATTCTGCCAAATGTCCTACAAACTCTGTTGAATCATTCACTCTTCTGTCTATGCCTTCATAAATAGTATCGCTGTGATCAATAAGAATATAGGATTTTTTGAAAATATATTTTTGACTTTTATCAATAGGGAATGCATCAATCTCAGCCTTATCTGTGAAGCTTATTCCGGTTTTGATTTCACCCTGATTTATTAAACCACCGATAATTGTATCGTCTTGAATTAGGGCATTTGTATTTTCTTCAGTAATGAATCCTTGTACAGCAAAAACACTTTGAGCATTCAACAATGTTCGAACATAAAATTCACTGCTATCCATAAAATAATCAGATAACGAATCCGTATTTATTTGTTCAACAGGAATGGAAGTATAGTCTTTAAACACCCTTTGTTCATCGGTTTGAATGGTTCGATCTTGTGGAAATCTAGGCCCATTGACTCCATTTCTATTTAAAACAACATAATCAATAATCCAATTGTCATAATTACCTGAAAGTGTACCTCTGTTGCGAATTCTGAATTGAAATGAATTGTAAAAATATGCAACATCTTCCAGGTTAATTTGAGCAAAGAGTAATGTATCATTTGGCAAGGAATCCGAAGCTTCTACACCCCAAACCACTTTCCATTTGAAAGTACTGTCTGTGTCTGCAATTTTAAATTCAACGATTAAGGAATCACCCTGTCTCTGGTCCGGAGCTTCTCCCAATCCGGTCTGCTGCCAAAAAAAACTTAAAGAAATATCTTCATTGGGACCCCAAGGGGAAAGGTCTATGGGCGCTGAGTTTAATACATCAGCTGTACCTTTTGGAAAGTTGGATCTGAAATCATACGGGTTTCCAAATTCATTCAAACCATCAAAACTCAATACGCCCTTACTTGGCGGAAATATTCCCAAACCAATGCTTACAAAAGCCCCACTTCCGGGTTCCCAACGTAATGTATCGGGATTGCCGGTATATTGTGAAAAATCATCAAAAAAAGGAATAGCCAGTGTATCCGCGCTTTGATTGATTCTTTTGGCATTCTGAACTTCACTTAATCTTTGTTGATGAAGGCCTGAAATTTCTAATTGGGCAAAGAGAAGTGTTGAGCAAAAAAGGAATATGAGGCTTATATGGTATTTCATTCTATCTCCGGATCCATCAACAAGCTATCTCCTTCAAACGTTTCATTATCTACGTTATTACCCGAAACCCACAAATTTATCTCATCACCTAATCGCACAATTTGTCTGTTTTCATGACTTGGCCTACTTCTAATGACATAGCCCAAATCTACAGTGTCTGTTTCAACGTACTCAATTATTCCAAGTTTCAAACCGGAACCCAGAATGGTATATTCTGCTTCTTCAAGACTTAAACCGGCCAATTTTGGTACAATAAAACGATCGGTTCCTTTTCCATCTCCAACAATTATATCAATTGTGCTTCCTTTGTATATGGAATCTCCGGCTTCTACTTTAACACCATTTAGTTGTGCTTCCAAAACTGCATTGGCGGCCAAATCGGGCCGATATCTGATCTTACCCAAATTTAATCCATTGTTTTTCAATATTTTTTCCACCATTTCGGCGGAAACGTCAATAACATCTGGAAACTTAATTTTTGGGGCGTATTTTGGGGTGACTGTTATATATATTTTACGATTTTCTTTAACATTCACCATAGGCGCGGGATTTTGAGAAATAATTGTTCCTGGTTCAATATCTACTATAAAAGTGGAATCAAATATTTCCAATCTCAAATTGCGCTTCTCCAGAAACTCTTCTGCATCCGAATATTGCATTCCCTGAAGATCGGGGACAGTAATACTTTCACCGTGCTTTGTAGTTACAGGCAGGTATATGTAAAAAAAACCAACTAAAAATACAGCACATATCAACAGGACAATTCCCAAGTGAATTAAAATACGTATCAAAGGATTATTACTTGTCATGCTATTAAGATAAATTTTTATTCCTGTTCTTACCGTATTTTAAAATTTCACTTATAAACGCAAGCGGAGTGTATTTACTTATTGCACTTTGATGGAAAATACAAGTGGCAGGGGTCATTCCGGGCAATGAATTAATTTCAATGATATATACTTTGACTTTATCTGGTTTGTAAATTTTCACAAAAGCATCTATTCTGGCATAGCCCTGGATGTCAAGAGTTTCAGCCACTTGCTTTAAAACTTCTTTTACTTTATCTGAAATACTTTTATTTAATTTAGGATTTCTATCGAAACGCGCAGGAGTAATGTTTTGTCCTTCCCCTGCCAGAAATTTTTCTTCCAGACTTAAAACATCCCCGGTGGCCAATGCTTCTGATGGTTCAAACATCTCGATGATGGTATTGCCATTTTGATCATGATGAGTAAGAAGTCCTCCTGTAATTTCGAGAAAATGGTCAGCATCTCCCATTGTAATCAGCGTTTCAATCACAAATCCCTGTTTTGCAGGAAATTCTTCTTTTACACTTATCCCCAAAACCTCACATGCCTTATGATCCAGGATATCAGAATCCCTAAAGATCAATAAGGAATAAGCATTCAGCATTGATCGGTTCTTTATTTTAGTAACTGCCGAGCTACAACCGTCATCTGCAGGCTTGGCAATAAATGGGTATTCAAATTCTTTTTCAACGGATAATATGAAATCCTCCTGATTTTTTTGCCAATCATTTTTTAATACAAATCGATGTTCCGCAACGTAAAAACCTTTATCCTTTAAAATTTCATTGGTTTGAAATTTATTAATAGTTATTTCTGAACTATCAGGTTGTGAACCATTATAAGGGACATTTCTTTTTGCAAGTTCTCTTTGAACTGTGCCGTCTTCACCCGGGCGTCCGTGCAAGGCTATGAAAACGGAATTAAATTTTAAAGCCAATTCATCGTAATTAATTTTTATTGGCTCGCTAATTAAGTTACCGGTGTATTTATCCGTAATGGCTTTGCATTCTTTTTTTATTTCATCAAGTATGGGGTGAATCTTGAAATTCAATATTTTATCCCTGATATCATCAGCATTATCCTTGAGCATAATGTTAATCGGGATTTCATAAAGTTCGTGATTGTCCAAATTACCTGTCAGGAATAGAGGAGAAGGCAAATGCTCCTTTGACGATGATAGCTTTTCGTAAATATTCCTTCCACTTTCCACAGAAATATGTCGTTCAGATGAAAAACCACCCATTATAACTGCAACCTTTTCCTTTTTTTGTTCTTCGCGATTGAATTTGGCAATTTTATCATCCAGGTTTTGCAAAAGATTATAATAGTGGATGGGAAGTTTTCCTGTTTTTAATCTGGATCTAAGGGAAGTTCGTATAATAAATGTAAGGAATTGAGATGGGTTAAGTCCTATTTCTGCCGCCTGATGAAAAAAGAATGAGGAAGGAAGCATTCCCGAAGTAGTATTGGGGTCATTCAGATAAATACCTTTCTCGGAGATGAAGCCATCCAATCGTGCATAGACATCACAATTTAAGTTGGTGTACAACTTTTCACAGGCTTTCCTAATAGCTTGAATTTGATTGACAGGAAGATCAATTGGGGTAATCTTCCGACTTATTCCCGGTAGATATTTTGCCCGATAATCATATATATCGCTCGGTTTTAAAATCTGAGTAGGAGGTAAGGCAATTGCCCTACTGTTTTCATCTTCAATTACAATGCAACTGAACTCCTCTCCGTCGATAAAGGATTCAACAAGAATGCTATCTTCAGAAATTAGACTTTCAAGAAGAAGTTCAGTTTCAGGACTCGAATTCAGATATTCAAATAACTCTTCCGGGTGAATAATTATTTTATCAACTATTTTTAATGGAAATCCTATTCCCGTTCGGATGTCAGCTATCGCATTGATAGTTCTTACTTTTTCCTCTTCGCTAAGGCTTTTATATTTCCCGAGAATAAATTTTTCTCTGAATAAGGCTTTTTCAACTGCAATTTCAAATTGAGAAAATTCTGCATTTTTTAATATTGAAACTCCAATGCTAGATCCCTGATGTGGTGCCTTTACCACAATGTCCTTTCCTATTTCCCGGGTAATTTTTTTAAATAGTTCTTTTCGTTTTGTCTTATCCCAATTCGCTTTATCAATTATGGCATGTCTTGGATGTAATTCCTGAGAATCCTGAAAAATTCGTTTCTGAACAATTTTATTGATGCCAATGGATGAGGGCAGAAGCCCTGAACCCGAATATGGTATTTGATACCATTCAAGCAATCCCTGGATCGCACCGGTCCTCCCCTGAGGCCCATGCAATGCTAGAAAAGCAAATTCGAATAATGATTTAAAATCCTCAGGTTGTATTTTCTTTCCAACTGATCCTATGACTTCTTCAATTGAGGATTCATTAAAATCAAGAGACTCTATATAAATCTGAAAAGGATGCTTGCTTTTATAATCAAATTGTGATGGCGGGTAAAAATCCCGAATGGTGCCTTTATAAATGTGTTGCCAATCAAGCAATATAAAATTACCAAGGCTGTCCACAAATATCGGAACGACCTCAAATAAATTCTTATCGAGATTATCGAATACCGTTCTCCCGCCAGCAAAAGATACTTCTCTCTCACGGGATTGTCCTCCGAAGAAAATTCCAATTTTCATTGCGGCAAAGATAGTAAAGCCAAGATACTGTAAATAAAAAAACCGGCACAATGACCGGTTTTTATTAATGCCTTATTTTTTAAAGAGCTTGAGTCTTTTTTGCCCCCCATTTGAATGGACATTGACAAAGTAGACGCCAGACTCCTCATTGGTCAAGTCCAGAATTATATCACGTTCAAAACTGACTAAATTCCTCCTAAGAATAGCTTTACCTCGGACATCGTAAACTACAACTTCAGTAATAATATTTTGATCTGATATAAGATGAAAAACACCCTCCGTAGGGTTAGGAAAAATACTGATACTTTCGGCTGTTAATTCCCTCAATGACACAGGGCTAGTAGTGGTGTCTTCGCAATATTTACTTGTATCTACTTCATAAACATCATCGTAGATTCCAGGTGCACATGGAAAAGTACTGTCATAACTCAAAACATATAGCCCCTTCTTTTGATCGGAAGCAATAATATTTCCCGATGGCAAATATGGATATACTCCCCAACATCCGTCAAATCCACCGCTGGTAGTCGTGTCGGTATCAAAATAGGCAACTTGAGTTGGACTCGCCGGAACAGAAATATCATAAACCTGGACACCAAGGTGATAATACGAAACAAAAGCAATGCAATTTTTCACAAATGGATTATGAGGAATGAGATTGCTTGGCGGGTTGGCCGGGAAAGTGCTTACGGTTTGAATATTGCTGAGATCACTGATATCAATAATTTTCAAAGGACTGCCTCCGGTTTCGTCGGCCATTACCATGTGCATGCCGTCCGTACTCATCCATGATGAATGATTATATCCTTTTCCCGGATAATTTTCTATAGAACCTATAAATACTGGGTTTTCAGCATCTGCAAAATCAAAGACCTGCAAACCATCGCCTGCTGCTGATAAATAAACTGTATCGCCTCTTACAAAAGCATCGTGAGAACTCAAAGGAGAAGGCACATTGACGCCGTTTCTAATTCCTCCAATTAAATAGGGATTTTCAGGGTCTTCAATACACAGAATGTCCAATGGAAAAGAAGAACCACCTCTATTATTGCTTACTAAATACAAGCGATCATCATTTACGAAAATATTGTGCACATTTGAGGAAAATGCTGTGGAATTGTAAACCTCAACTATTGAATCGGGAAGATATTGAAGATCCCAAATTTGAAGAGAGCCCCCTCCAAAACCATCGGAAACTCCAAAGGCATAATGTTTATAGGTTTTGTAATCTCTCCAAATGGTAGAGTTACCGCCTGGAAAATAATCAATTTCCACCGGATTGGCTGGATCTGTAATATCTGCGAAATAAGTTCCTGCAGCATGGCCCAAAATTCCATATTCGCGACCATCAGGTGCTGCGTATCCCCAACAATCATTAAACTGACTGTTTCCGGGTGTTAAATTTGATGGAAAGAACACGGATAACTCCGTCATGTTCATACCCTGTTGAGCAAAACTACTCACTGAGAATCCTACTAGAAATATTAAGCTTATTAATCTTGTCATGTTAATTTTATTGAATTAATTCTGCGTGTCATTTAATTATTGTATTGAAATTTTGACGAAAATAGAAAAACCGGAGCAATTCCGGTTTATCCTTTTTATTCCTTAAATATTTTCATCCTTTTTTCACCTTCGTTAAAAAATAAGTGAACAAAATAAATACCACTTTCCTCAGAACTGAGATCCAGTTGTATGTCTCTTCTGTAGATATTTGATTTTACCCTTGCAATTTCCAGTCCACGAATATCGTATACAACAATTTCATTAATGACATTTTGATCGCTTATTACATGAAAAATACCTTTGGACGGGTTAGGATAAATTTCAATATTATTTGCGCTGAAATTATTTAGGGCAACTGTAGTCACGGTATCCTCACAATATTTAGATGTATCCACTTCAACAACTTTGTCGAAATCTCCGCTACAGTTAGGGTAAGTACCATCATAGGTTAAAACAAACAATCCGTTTTTTCTGTCAGCCGCAATTATATTTCCAGATGGTAGATAAGGATATACGCCCCAGCAACCGCGATAATTGGGACTGTAATTTCCATTGCCTATAGTTGTATCTGTGTCAAAATAGCCAACCCTCGTGGGAGATGAAGGATTGGACACATCGTAAATCTGTACACCTTCATGATAGTATGAAATAATGGCAAGGCAATCTTTGATAAATGGATTATGTGCAATTGCACCGGGGTTTGGAGCAAAAGTACTTATGGCCTGCATATTGGTTAAATCAGTAATATCGACCATTTTTATAGGACTTGTCAGAGTTTCATCTGCCATAATGAGATGCGTTCCGTCTGAACTCATCCATGATGCATGATTAATTCCCGCAACAGGGTAATTCTGAATTGAACCGATTAAATCAGGATTTTCCGGATCGGTCATGTCAAATACATGTAGGCCATCATTACCTGTATTATTGAAATAAACAGAAAGATAAACAGTATCGTCATGAACAAATGCATCATGAGAAGTCGAATAATTTCCACTTACATTTATTCCATTTCGAATCCCTCCAATAAGGTATGGGTTCTCCGGGTCCTCAATACATAAAACATCCAAAGGATAATACGAACCACCTCTTGTGTTGCTTATAAGATATAAGCGATCATTGTTCACGTGAATATTATGACAATTTGAACTAAAAGTATTGTCATCATAGACTTTCACCACAGAATCGGGCAGGTATTGCAGGTCAAAAATTTGCAAAGTATTACCCGATGTCACATCGGCCACACCGAATGCATAATGCTTATAGGTTTTAAAATCCCTCCATATTCCGGTGCCTCCACCTGGAAAATAATCAATTTCCATTGGACTTGCCGCATTAGTAACATCAATAAAATAAGTACCGGAAACGCTACCGAAAATGGCATATTCTCTACCATCTGGTGCCACATAGCCCCAAATATCATTGAATTGTTCAGGATTGCCGGGTGTGACATTACTCGGATAAAAATTAGAGACCTCCGTCATATTCATACTCTGCTGGGCAATTGAAGTAAGTACGATTAGCGAAAGGATTATTGTAAGTATATTTTTGATCATAGTTTTAATTATATAATTATTCTAAATAAGGAGAAAAAGGGTAATTTGTATAAGTATTTTATTTAACGGGTAAATTAAGGGCTTTGACGTACTTAATTTCAGGTACAGCCTTTATAACAGATTCTTCTATTCCCGCTTTGAGAGTCATATTGGACATTGTACAGGAACTGCAATTTCCCTCAAATTCGATTACAAGCACGTTGTGTTTGATTTCTACTACTTTAACATCTCCACCGTCTTTGTTTAAATAGGGTCGTACCGTATCAAGTGCCTTTTCAATTCTTTCAAGCATATCCACCATTCTTCATCACATTTTCATTTCTACTATTTTTGTTTTTTCGTGATTTGCATTTCGTATGGCCACCTGTCGAGCCAAGTTACTGGATATTTCTAAAAATGAATCTTTAGTTGCACCATCTACTTGCTCCATCACAGGTTTTCCACTATCACCACTTTCACGAATGCTTTGCACAAGTGGAATTTGACCCAGGAAAGGAACATTATTTTTTTCAGATAAATTCACTCCTCCGTTTTTACCAAATATAAAATACTTATTTTCAGGCAATTCCTCAGGAGTAAAATAAGCCATATTCTCAACGATCCCTAGTACAGGCACATTAATTTGTTCCTGCTGAAACATAGCGAGACCTTTTTGTGCATCAGCTAAGGCAACCTTTTGCGGGGTAGTCACTATAAGAGCGCCTGTAACAGGTATACTTTGCACTAATGTGAGATGAATATCACTTGTTCCAGGAGGCAGGTCAATTATTAAATAATCCAAAGGACCCCAGTCGCAATCACTAAAAAATTGTTTTAAGGCTGAGCTCGCCATAGGTCCTCTCCAGACGATGGCAGAATCAGCAGGTGTAAGAAAACCAATTGAAATGAGTTTAACCCCGTATCTGGAAATAGGGATAATTTTATTTTTTCCATCTTCTTCAACAATGCCCGGTTTTTGATCTTCACATCCAAACATGGTGGGTTGAGAGGGCCCGAAGATATCAGCATCGATCAATCCTACTTTTGCACCTTGCTGAGCAAGCGCAACTGCCAGATTTGCACTTACCGTAGACTTGCCAACCCCCCCCTTACCACTGGCAACAG is part of the Hyphobacterium sp. CCMP332 genome and encodes:
- a CDS encoding PASTA domain-containing protein, with the protein product MTSNNPLIRILIHLGIVLLICAVFLVGFFYIYLPVTTKHGESITVPDLQGMQYSDAEEFLEKRNLRLEIFDSTFIVDIEPGTIISQNPAPMVNVKENRKIYITVTPKYAPKIKFPDVIDVSAEMVEKILKNNGLNLGKIRYRPDLAANAVLEAQLNGVKVEAGDSIYKGSTIDIIVGDGKGTDRFIVPKLAGLSLEEAEYTILGSGLKLGIIEYVETDTVDLGYVIRSRPSHENRQIVRLGDEINLWVSGNNVDNETFEGDSLLMDPEIE
- a CDS encoding D-alanine--D-alanine ligase — its product is MKIGIFFGGQSREREVSFAGGRTVFDNLDKNLFEVVPIFVDSLGNFILLDWQHIYKGTIRDFYPPSQFDYKSKHPFQIYIESLDFNESSIEEVIGSVGKKIQPEDFKSLFEFAFLALHGPQGRTGAIQGLLEWYQIPYSGSGLLPSSIGINKIVQKRIFQDSQELHPRHAIIDKANWDKTKRKELFKKITREIGKDIVVKAPHQGSSIGVSILKNAEFSQFEIAVEKALFREKFILGKYKSLSEEEKVRTINAIADIRTGIGFPLKIVDKIIIHPEELFEYLNSSPETELLLESLISEDSILVESFIDGEEFSCIVIEDENSRAIALPPTQILKPSDIYDYRAKYLPGISRKITPIDLPVNQIQAIRKACEKLYTNLNCDVYARLDGFISEKGIYLNDPNTTSGMLPSSFFFHQAAEIGLNPSQFLTFIIRTSLRSRLKTGKLPIHYYNLLQNLDDKIAKFNREEQKKEKVAVIMGGFSSERHISVESGRNIYEKLSSSKEHLPSPLFLTGNLDNHELYEIPINIMLKDNADDIRDKILNFKIHPILDEIKKECKAITDKYTGNLISEPIKINYDELALKFNSVFIALHGRPGEDGTVQRELAKRNVPYNGSQPDSSEITINKFQTNEILKDKGFYVAEHRFVLKNDWQKNQEDFILSVEKEFEYPFIAKPADDGCSSAVTKIKNRSMLNAYSLLIFRDSDILDHKACEVLGISVKEEFPAKQGFVIETLITMGDADHFLEITGGLLTHHDQNGNTIIEMFEPSEALATGDVLSLEEKFLAGEGQNITPARFDRNPKLNKSISDKVKEVLKQVAETLDIQGYARIDAFVKIYKPDKVKVYIIEINSLPGMTPATCIFHQSAISKYTPLAFISEILKYGKNRNKNLS
- a CDS encoding choice-of-anchor B family protein is translated as MTRLISLIFLVGFSVSSFAQQGMNMTELSVFFPSNLTPGNSQFNDCWGYAAPDGREYGILGHAAGTYFADITDPANPVEIDYFPGGNSTIWRDYKTYKHYAFGVSDGFGGGSLQIWDLQYLPDSIVEVYNSTAFSSNVHNIFVNDDRLYLVSNNRGGSSFPLDILCIEDPENPYLIGGIRNGVNVPSPLSSHDAFVRGDTVYLSAAGDGLQVFDFADAENPVFIGSIENYPGKGYNHSSWMSTDGMHMVMADETGGSPLKIIDISDLSNIQTVSTFPANPPSNLIPHNPFVKNCIAFVSYYHLGVQVYDISVPASPTQVAYFDTDTTTSGGFDGCWGVYPYLPSGNIIASDQKKGLYVLSYDSTFPCAPGIYDDVYEVDTSKYCEDTTTSPVSLRELTAESISIFPNPTEGVFHLISDQNIITEVVVYDVRGKAILRRNLVSFERDIILDLTNEESGVYFVNVHSNGGQKRLKLFKK